AAAATGACTCAGAGTGTAAATGAAACTTGTGACATTCACCAAAAAGGAACTTACATTTCCCATACTAGAACCTCCATTGCAGAAAACCAATCCGGCTGTAGCCTGTTCCATTGGCGACATAGGTTTATTACTGAGAGTCTTCGGAGGTCCTCCTCCAAGCCATTGGCGAGCCGCAATTTTGTTCCTTTGTATCCTGGCAGGAGCACCCACTTCCTGaaattccaaaaataatGGATGCTTCGTAATTTCTATAGATTGCTCCCTGACTTGCTTGCATCTGAACAGAAATCTTTTCTTCGAAAGAAGGTCTCCAAAATGAGGCATATTCATTCCTGGTCGCAGGCGTGTCGTACCGAGCGGCATTGTGGGAAGCGCAAAATAAAAGAAGCCAATTGAGACGCAGACGTTGGATGACCCGCCAGCTTCATACCAATCCTTGTCCAAAAAAGGTCGCAAATTGAGAGGCCCAGCGGAGGTCATCGGTTCTCTTATTCTGAACTGCCATTCCTCTTCGTCTATTTCTCCGCGTAGGTATCGCCTTACTAACACTCGGGTGAGTGCAATTTGCCCCAGGACAGGATACGCATTTCCGAATGTCAAACCGTTTTTACGACAGTTGTCAATTATGAGGTTAGATTTGTCGGGAGTCAACGTGGTTCTTAATGTTTTTGAGAGAGGTGGGGTGTAAGGTGTGATTTGTGATACTTTTCGGGGGAGGGTATGCCCGCCCTTCAGTAATCTATTTGAGAACTTTGCGAAATGAAGAATAGTAAAGGTTGGACTTACTTTGAGATTTGAGGCCCTTCTAGCTGCCATTACACTGGCAATGGCTTTACGCCATCGTCTCCTTGCCACATTGTATTTAAGGTGGGGTGCCAGACTTTCTGACGATACTGAAAGTTGTAATCGATGTTCTAAGTTAACCTCCGGGTGGGTTTCACGACAAAGTGAATCCAGGAAGGTTTTGAGGAGGGTAAGGTTGGCCATTCCATCGACGATAGAATGGGCAACATGGAAAAATATGTGGAAAACACCCGGAAGGTCTGTTCTCTCTAGGATGAAAAGGCATGCCAGTAATTTATCAGAAAGAAGCTGATCTTGCACGACTATCCTTTCTGCGATGCGTTCAACGTCTTGTGCGGATGAAACCTTTTGAAATATTATTTCCCGAGGACGTATGGTGCGTAGACTTTCTTCTGTGACGACAAAGTAAATCGAATCATCGCTGTGAGCATCGTATGCAGCAGCTATCAATGGATATTGGCGTTTAATGTAAGACCATGCTTTCGCGACATTAGATGGGCAAAGCAGGTCTTGAGATGTCGACAGTGGTTGCAATTGTACTTCCGCTTGCTGCAAAGTATCTGCTGTACGGCAGAAGATTGCATCTAAGTAAAACGCAGTTTCCGTTGTACCAAGAGGTCGTTCCCACGCAACAATTGGCCCAGGGCGTAATTTCCAAGTCGAGGAGGGCATAACCAtgttgaggaggaagatggcgTACAGAATAAGTCGATTTGGATGATGAGACTTTTACCACTGCCCGGCAAAGCCATTTCCGTGTGACTCATGAGGGTGGTGTGAGCTGTTGTAGGCTGATGGATGACTTTATTTTAAATTAGAAAAAGAGGTGGATCATTATAATATTTTTGCCAAGCGACCGTTCGCGGCAGCATGTGGATCATCGTGGACCACGGCCCGGTAGCGTGCTCAATTCGAGATCTTCAACCCTTGGTCGGTTTGGAATATTTTTATCAGGCAACTTCCTCAGAATATCTCGAAAGAAATTCACAAATTCTGGTAGCCTGCATGCACACTTATGTATGTATAAGGTCGCGTCGTCCTGGCGCGCGTCGCGTCTTGCAATATTAAATAGGTCATGTGATGAACATACGGTATACGACAAAAATCCCAATCCGTGTTCAGTGAATCTGTGGTCACTCAGATCCCATCGCCCTTGTTAGCAGGAGTGATCTGACTTTACCGCTGTCGAATCTCTAAGTCGCGACCGCTGACTCCTTCAAGATATTTTGACAGTCTTCCTAATGGAACAGGACGCCGGCCCCGCTGTTGATCGCAATTTTACACTAGACAAAACCTTGACTGTACCTGCACATATATCATCTCTGGCCTTCGGACATGCTGGACATGTATTTGCTGGCTGTGGTATGGTTGATATACTGGCCTTTTGCGATTAAATGACTTACTTCGTGTACAGATGATGGATCTCTTCGTGTCTATGATCTGTCCTCGTATAAAGTATTGAAGGCCGTTAGAGGGCTTGGAGGAGAAGTATCGTCAATAGTATGTATGAAGAGACCTGGTTCAGAACTTCGAGATGCTTGGGTCGCACACGGGCAACATGTTGGTCGTCAAAGATGCTCATTCCGTGAAAACTGTGTCAATAACTGTTTTTAGatctccaagttcaagttcgaTCCGGATCCCATGATCCAAACTCTTGAAAGCGCCTTGGTTTCAGTTAAAGTTGGAGAATCTGATGCAGATGTGTTGAACGAGGTGGGTGTAGTTATATCGCTATATGGAATTCGTGTTGACTTAATAAGCTTGCCTTGAACGCGAACAAAAGTCATCTGGCCTTTACCATGGATTCCGGTTTTGTGGGTGTCCTTGACTTGTCAAACAATTCAATTACGAAGATGGAAACGAAACATGACAGTGTAAATACGGTTGTCATCCAACTTTCCTCAGTTCTAATAAATTTTGCTTCAGGTGTGCGGCAGCGTAAAATTCGTTCCAGGTCGGCCACGGGAGTTGATCAGCGGTGGATATGACAATATCTTGCTACACTTTGACTTCGTGCAAGGCAAAGTCCTTTCTCGCCGACAGATAGGTGATTATTTTTTGAGCCTCCATCTATCTATCGCTTATCTAGTTTCCTCAAGACACGTTTGCCCTTGAGGGTGAAATTTCGCTTTCTCCGCCTTTTGTCATGTCAATGGCCATGTCAGATACTGGTGTCCTAGCGGCTGGAATTGCCGATGGTAGACTTTGGATAGGATTTGGAGGAGAGAAAGTAGTCCTTCCAGGTTCTAAATCTTCCAAAAAAAAGGTCAAGATGTGGGAAGGTCTTGATGAAGATCAAATCCTTCTCATCAAAGTCGCGGAAGGCCCTATTGTGGCAATGTGCGTTTGTATTCCAGTCATCCTCCAGTACCTTAGTTAACACTATTTCTAGGGCCTTTTCGGAACACCGAAAATTGACAATCTCTACCCTAATGGGGGTCATTACTCAGTACCGTCTCATCTATGACGAAGTGCTAGGCAGCGTTGTTCTCCAACAGCTGTGGCAAAAAGCAAGTCCCGGAATCGAAAAAGTCAACGCCTTGATCGCCGACGAAAAGCGTATCATAGTAGGTGGTTTCTCTGCCAAAGGTCGAGGCGTTATTGAGGTTTGGAAAGAAACGCCCCAACCTGCGCAAGACCAGGAGGGCAAAAGTCTCGCACCAACCTCCACTTCATAAAATTATACTGTGTGGTAACCAAAAATACTCTAAAACACGAATTATCAGTGCTATGGTCTATTCGATTCCTCAAATTCTCGTTCATCCCGGACTTGCTGTTCCAGTGCTGCTATCCGTCTCAAATGTGAATCTCGTGttttcttcaacttctccaGATATTCTTCGTCTGGCATCGGTTTGAATCCAACAAAACCTAGCAGGGACTCCAGAAGGTGCACTGAACCCTCAAGAGGTGCTGAATTGTTTTGAATCCGCGAAGAAGGGTCTGCTATAGCAGGTCTATTTTCCTCCCTCAACTTCGAGATGTAATTCAGTCGGATGATGTTCAGTTCGTTGAAGCCATACTGAAGAAGGGTACAGACTGTTCCAGCAGTTATCATTACTGGGATGACACCTGGCTTCCTAGCTTTAGTACGAGAATGGTCAATATATTGCAATTAAGTATTAAGTAAAGACCTACATATGGCATGAAACACTCCAACAACTGAGGCACCACTAATAGCACTATCAAGTAATTGGTTCGTTCGAAGGTCGGATAGAGAAACGGGTGTATTTGAGGAGTAGGGATCTTGAGATAGTGGTCTGCCCGCCTCTTGCCTTCTGTGAGCGTATTGTGACCATGGCGCCAAACGGTTAAGCGTCGGGCTAACAAGAAATTCGCGGCAACCTAGTTATGTGTCCAGGTGAATTTGTGAAAGATGAGAAGAAAGCAGATGGAAATCGCACCGAAGAACGATACACCTGTTAAACCGCTGTTGGCAGCAGCTGTTAAGGCCATGAATCCTGGATGCGGTAGTTTTCGAATGCTAGCATATGTTCCAGACACGAAGGCACTAGTGGCTGCTGTTGTATAGAAAGAATTTTATTAGCCCCGCTCGACATTCGCTGGACAAGAGCAAAGACGGACTTGCATATCGTTAGGGTACCCAGACCTATTGTCTGCAGTCGTGAATGTTCCATGGATAGAGTCAAGTTGAGGTGAACCTTTGAGATTTTTGTCAAAGTTATGCGGATCAGAGAGGCTCCAGCCAACTGAGGCCAAACAGACGCGTCCATTTAGCcggcggcagcagcaccTGCTCGATGCTCTCATGTCCGAGTCCGACAGTCACTTGTAATAAAAACCCAGCTACCTTCATCTTTTTGCATTGACCCGAGATCCCGATACATGCCCCCAATGTGTTGCCTCATCTCTGAAGTTAGCTTTGACAGTCGCTAATATCCCTTTCTAGCCGCGACAAGTTTACAATCCACTCCAAAGCAGTTGTTTGCCAGGATGTCGAACTGAAGGGAGACATCACCATTGGCTCAGGTTAGTCTGCGTTACAGCTATTATTTTTCTCCCCTCAGCTTATTTCTCTTACAGGGTCCATCGTACACCCCAAAGCCACAATATTTGCTATAGCCGGTCCTATCGTCATCGGAATGGGCTGCATAATTGAAGAGGGCGCGATCTTGGTCAATAGGTAATACGCCGATGCATTCATACCTGGTGCTTCGACTCTGAACATCTCATAGGCGTAAAGAAGTAATGCGTATTGGAGATGATAACCTCTTTGAAATTGGATGCCGTATGTCGTCTCTAAAACCACTTTCGCAGACAAGGTACTGATGTACCTACAGGCATTGAATCGCCTTCAATAGGAAACTTTAATACATTCTCAACGCGTTCAAGAGTACACCACACAGTTCGAGTAACGTCTTACTGCGTGATTGGGGCTGGAGCGCTACTAGTCCCAACGGAAGATCAAACACTCGAAGATTACACAGTTATATATGGCCCTGCTGCAGAACAAAGGACATGGAGTGGGAGAGGAAAAGTGCAGGAGGCCGATCTTAGACGAAAGCATGCCGAGTATTTGCGTGAAATGCTTCCCAAGTTCAACAGATTAAGGCGCGGTGATGGAACATGATAACAGTTTGTTAGGCTGGAATTTAAAGTGTAATGCTTCAATTAACGTTACATCACAGGATTACACGGCTTTCTACTTTGTTCTATATCTCTCGCTCTAGATCAATAATTGCTTATACTATCTTGCACGGTGGAAATGGGCGTAAATCTAAGTGTATACTCATGATTTTCCGGACGATTTGGATGATGCATGAAACAAGTACTTACAGCATATCAAACACCTCATCTGGAGAATAATCTGTCCATTCGTCTCCGGTCCATTCCATAGCTCCTCCTGATACTTCGATACGAACCCCACGGTCATTGCAGGCATTTAACCAGGTATACCACAgactttcttcctcctccaaaagtATAGGAGCCGTATTGCTCCTACCCTGTACAGACAAAAAGATTTTCACGCACTTTAGGTGCGGAAAATTATACGGCGACAAAAGGGAGGTCAACATTTCGTCAAGCTGCATGAGTAGCTCCGTACAGGCGTCAAGCTTCATCATGAGCATTTGGCGACGCATATGGTCGATGTTTTCTATCATGATGCACTCCAAATGCTCATGTCTGATATGCCTCTCCCAAGAAGTCTTCAGGTTCGCCAACTCGCCAATGTTGACAGATAATGTGGTTAGACTGGGCCAGTCATTCAGGTTGGCAAAGACTCCCCAAGAGTTGGAAATCGAGCAGTATTGAACCAAGCTTCTGTTAATAAGGGGGAAGCCCATGGTTGCTAAACCCAAAATGCATGCCCGAAGGCTGGGTAGCTCGATTCTACTTATATAGGTTTCGCATCCCGCTGTCGCGATCAGGGCACGGATGTTGGGCAGAACAATTCTTGTCTTCAAACGATCCAGCGACAACAAGCAGCGGCAAGGAACTAGCCACAATATTTCTAAGCGATTCCCCAAGGTCTCCTCGATGATAGGTAATATACAATGGTCAGCCTTGACTTCCAGGCGCGTCAATCTAGAATTTTGCGAGAGACGCCTCAGAATTTTGGGAAGCTCGTATGTCCATGGTTCGTCTGTCGAAAAAGCCGAGGAAAAAGACGCGAGATTCGGACAATGTTTGAAAATACGGGACATCGCGATCGTGTGCTCGGGTAACCACGCGTGGACTCCTTCCAGAACGAGGTCAATCCTAATCGTCCATCTTCCAGGACCTTCCCGACAATCTTTCTGTGGTGACAACCTCTTTAGGGTGTCCGCAATGAGACTGGCGTCTTCTCCTGCCCTTATTCGAAGATGTTCGAATATGATCGGCTGTGCGACTCTGCTCCAATATTTGCAGACAAGGCAAAATGCAAGCTTCGCCTGCATCGCTTCTCTATATCGATTGCTGAGACATATTCCATGGCGGTCGCGAGTGAAAGCGGCTATGGCAGCGTAGTCGTCGTCAACTTCGAAGCAACCGGGTATATGTGTTGCAAATGCGAAAATCTTCTCCCATATTTCCACTGGTAAAATAGGGGCATATCTAGGTTGCCGAGGCTGTTAAAATTTTGTAAGTATTGTAAGTTCGTCAAGTTTGAATGACGACAAAAATTACAAACATCGATGACTGCCGTATTGCGGTGCATCCAGGATTCCATATCAGGAGAAAAGGTTTCGTGTGTGTAAAGAATGCTGCAGAGCAGGCAGAATTTGTTTGGTAAATGTTTTTTAAGATGCAGGGCACGTCATGAAGGGTATTTTGGAGCGGCTCGAGATTAGTGGTGTAGTAAAAAAGAGGTGCGACTCGCGTCGCTCGAGGGCTGACAGACACGGTTAAGGCCTGAGACATAAATATCGGACAAGAAAAGACGCACTTTGATACCAATGCAACCTTTACCATTtatccttgttttttttatctgCCATTTTCGTTCCTCTCGACCCTTCAAGTTCGCCTCGCCCATTCTCTGTTTTGCtgtcaatttttttcctctttcatCCTTTTATGTACATTTTGTGTTGTACCACtctcgaaatcgaaatcgatgTCCATTCAAATCGCGCAACACAATTTTCTGTCAAGTTTTATCGGCTGCCAGTGCCCGCTATGGTCAGTAGCAATTTGCAGGACAGGATTCGGAGGGGGGGAAGATGTAGATAAGATTGTGTTAGAAAGTTCAAGGCTGATAACAACATGGACGAGGACACCGGGAACATCATCAAGAACATACATGTCCGGTGTTTTCTTAAGTTCGGGTAACCACTTCAGTAATACAAGGGGTCTATTTTCGAGGTATGATAGTATGGTATggtatgatatgatatgctAACAGCGATCCCAGATGGAAGTATGTATGTGCGGAAAATAAGAAAACATAGTGTAAATCAGAAAGCAGGATGCGATGGGATGGGAAAAGATGGTCAGTAATCGAAAAGCAACATTAAGAGCTAAAAAAACACCCATCGTTCGGTTGGTCGTCGCTCTCCCATGTAGGAAGATGTGTCTACGTAAATATATACAGTGGGGTTATCATAAAGAACATATCGCAGGGCATCATTTGGGTTGATTCTATGATGCTCGGCCGCACTGGAGTAAAATCACAGGCGCGAGCGCTAGCGCTTGCTTTGCTCTTTCGCTGTTAAAGCCCCCTCTGGACCTTGGTCGGAATGGTCGGATCTGGTCGAATTAACATTTGTGATAACATTGTCGAGAATGATGCAACACCGATGCCGACGACCAGAACTCGTGTAGGAAGACAAACCGAAGTCAAAACAAGGATCATTGGTGACGATATTGAGGAGCAACTTGGGAAGGAACATGATAGGTGAACAGGGGAGAAAGAATGCAAAGGAGAGCAAGTGTCTTAGCCCTCCTACGTCAGAGCAATTTGTCCTGTACAACCTGGGAATCATGAATTCGTTTAAGCGCCTAGATTTGAAATACGAGTCCCTTCGCAACCTCAATTGAATTGAGAGATTGAAAGGCATCGCGATGACCATCGCGCAAAGATACCGGACCGAGAATGACAAAGGATAGTCTATGATAGTGCAGTTTGTGGGGCATCCTTGGGAGGGATTTTGGTTAATCCACGAAGTATTGTAATGAGATTGGACGGAAAATGGACGAAGTGGTGGTCCAAGGCCGTACCAAGAAGAACGAATGGTCGATATTTTCAAATACAACAGCAAAAGGAGTAAGAGTAAGGCGGAGCCGTGGCCATCGACGAGGGTATTGTGATATGGGGTTTTCAGCGTTTCATGCCCAGGACGATGGGAGGTCCGGCGACTTTGCTCCAGCGCGATTGTGCAAGTGGACCATATCGGAATTCTAGGCGCGGTGTAGTGCCCAGTGTAATGGAAGCAGGAACAGGTGGAGGTCGCATTTGATTTGTGTGTGGGTACTGGTGCGCCTGTGGCTGTGGCTGCTGGGGTTGTCCAAGGCGGGCTTTCCATGCTGCTCGGATAGCATTTGATCTTTCAAGAAGCTGTAGTTTTATGCAGCAATATAGTATACGGTAAGCCATGGGGAGTTAGATGACTGAGTTGACAGAGCACATACCGCTTCCTTTTCAACCCCATCTGCAATGCTAGATATAATGTTTTCGACGACACTTTTGTGATTTCCATTCGGTTTGTCGTCTCTAAAGCGCATCATTCGCCATCGCGAAATATTGGAATCCCAGTGGACTTCTACTATCCGGTCGTCAACCTGTTCGCCGGACTTCTTTAACCTATGGAAACGGAGAACAAAATGTTAGCGATGCACAAGAAACTTCTTTTACAACTGGCTCGGAAATAAGTCAAGTCAGGTTAGTACTTACTCCTCCCATTCGTCATCATTTACATACATGTCATCATAAAGCTCATACCTCCCGCCCCCGTTCCAGACGTGTAACAAGAACACAGGTTTAGCAGTCCAGTCTggctcgtcttcatcgtatCGTGTGGGAGGGAAACGAAGCACAAGTTTGAAGTCGATCGAATTCTCGGATGGTGGTTTCCACTTCAATCTGAAATAGAAGTTGAGTAATGAGGCGACGTGTTGGATACAATCGGGCATACATGTTGGGGTCAGTGCCGGGTGTATACGGCGAATTCACGCAGGTGTAAATAAGCCCATCGTTGCCATGCTGCAGAGCAGGAATGTCATCGTTGAAGACATTCTCAACGTGATATGATAATCTGGTGTCTTTAACTTTGATACTGAAATCCAGTGAACGGTGAGAACGAAGTTAGATAGGTGCAAAATGTACCTAAAAGGCTGCACTTCCATCATCTTGGGGTGATCCATCAACATTTTTGCATGGGGTTTGAAAAACCATTGCTTCAATCTCTGGACGAAACGTCAGCAACCTCCCGACTGATAATCGCAGGAAAGACCTGACTCCGTATCTCTTGTCTAAGGGCCTTGACATAACGTTCTGATCATCGATTACAAGGCAATCGAAGGCGAGGAACCGCATCTTTTCCTATAGCAGCAAAAGTTAGACCCATTTGTTGCAATGCTGCAGGGGCTGTACGCACCTGTTTCGTCCGTGGATCAACATCAATGACAAGTTCTCCGTCGACAAGGCTACTTCGAAGCGGCAATTGGGGATTTTCATGGTGGGGAAAGAAGAAGCCTTCGATTTGACGGTATTCATTGTGTCTGTCTATCTAGTGCACGTCAAAAAAGTGAGTCACTTGCTCCGCGACGCGTAAAAGGGCGCGTTACCAGATAGGCCGTTTGATCATTGTTATCCAGGTTAGTTACCACGAGGAAAAGTACTCGAATGCCATCCGACTTTTCGCAGACCCAGAAACTGCCACAAAGAAAGCGAGTTTTAGAGAGGTGCGTGAGAGCTAAATACTGAGAAATGGCGCACTCTTGGGTTTCTAATTTTGCTAAGTCACTAGAGGCAAAACTGACAGGCTGGCTTCCGGGAAATCTAAAAAGAGGCAGGCATTCGAGGATTATGGTTAACGCCGCACGGGAGTAAGAAAGGATCAGCATGACCTGCCTTTCGTGATTATCGAACTGACACAAGCGAGCGACATGCATTTTGAGCCATTTGTCCTGGTCAGAGTACTTTGGAACAACGATTCCGGGGAGTTTTGGTATGGGCATTATAGTGGTGGTGGATGTAGAGAGTTCATGCAAGCAGGGCCTTGATAAGGCGTTTATATAAGTAGAGAGCAACTATTACACCCTGCAACGCCTAAAAACCTCCAACACACAAAGTCCCGTGCTTGCCGTAAATCTTAAGTAAGCTGACCTCCTTTCGGCTAACTTAAGAGAAGCCTCGTTCTCATTGTCGCCCACATCGCAACCCACAGATGATCagatgagaaaaagaaatgtcATTCAGAAGTACATGATAAACAGCGATGTAACAGGATAACAGAAATAACAACTAAAATCATCGGTCCTCTGCCCATTCCTAATAGGAGCAAAAACATTAGTTTCCTTGCTGATGCTCTGATAAAAAATGAGCGCTTACGTTCTCCTTCTTGATCTGGGCCTGATGATAGGAAGAACTCGATGAGATACTGATCGATGTGATTGTGCAAAAACTACTAACCTCCTCCTCGGGTGTGAAGTCGTTAACAATATTGAAGAGCTTGCGAATCTCCTCGGGGGTCTTGCCCTTGATCATGTTAGCGACGGTCTTACATCCAACATCGCTGTGGGGTAGTCCGACCTAATTAGTGACACGTGGGAGTGAGTCAATACACGGCGGCTTACAGAAGTGATTTGATGTCGAGGTAATTGGCCGCAAGAATGATTTCGAACAGCATCTCCTGGTCTACCGTAATGAATTTTTGGTCCCATTCACTGATATCAGTCGTGCGTTTTCTCGTCTCGTCTTGGCTCTGGTCAGCGTCAGCTGCGGGAAGGGGCTCGCCACGATGGTGTTCGCAGTACTCCAGAACCTAGATTTAGAACGAGTGGCGCACGTACTCAGTGTCGTGATAAAGACATAAATGAGCGTGCTCAGCGCACCTTCTTCATGACACTGGATGAGACATTGGGCAAAGGGATGGGCTGGTCAGACTCGCCAACATCTAGAGAAAACACGATCAATGGACAAGTCGAACAGGAATGCTTGCAAACACATAATTGCACAGCAGTTATCCACGCACCCTCAAGCATGTTCTTAATCAAAACCGAGCGCTCGACAACATCCTTGTCGGCGTTGAATTGTTCGTTGTCGGAGGTGACGAGAAGAACCATTTTGAAGGGAAAGGATATAAGGGGTGGTATAGAGTCAGA
This Psilocybe cubensis strain MGC-MH-2018 chromosome 3, whole genome shotgun sequence DNA region includes the following protein-coding sequences:
- a CDS encoding Dynactin subunit 6 produces the protein MPPIRDKFTIHSKAVVCQDVELKGDITIGSGSIVHPKATIFAIAGPIVIGMGCIIEEGAILVNRRKEVMRIGDDNLFEIGCRIESPSIGNFNTFSTRSRVHHTVRVTSYCVIGAGALLVPTEDQTLEDYTVIYGPAAEQRTWSGRGKVQEADLRRKHAEYLREMLPKFNRLRRGDGT
- a CDS encoding mRNA-capping enzyme subunit alpha; protein product: MPIPKLPGIVVPKYSDQDKWLKMHVARLCQFDNHERFPGSQPVSFASSDLAKLETQDFWVCEKSDGIRVLFLVVTNLDNNDQTAYLIDRHNEYRQIEGFFFPHHENPQLPLRSSLVDGELVIDVDPRTKQEKMRFLAFDCLVIDDQNVMSRPLDKRYGRLKQWFFKPHAKMLMDHPKMMEVQPFSIKVKDTRLSYHVENVFNDDIPALQHGNDGLIYTCVNSPYTPGTDPNILKWKPPSENSIDFKLVLRFPPTRYDEDEPDWTAKPVFLLHVWNGGGRYELYDDMYVNDDEWEELKKSGEQVDDRIVEVHWDSNISRWRMMRFRDDKPNGNHKSVVENIISSIADGVEKEALLERSNAIRAAWKARLGQPQQPQPQAHQYPHTNQMRPPPVPASITLGTTPRLEFRYGPLAQSRWSKVAGPPIVLGMKR
- a CDS encoding E3 ubiquitin ligase complex SCF subunit sconC gives rise to the protein MVLLVTSDNEQFNADKDVVERSVLIKNMLEDVGESDQPIPLPNVSSSVMKKVLEYCEHHRGEPLPAADADQSQDETRKRTTDISEWDQKFITVDQEMLFEIILAANYLDIKSLLDVGCKTVANMIKGKTPEEIRKLFNIVNDFTPEEEAQIKKENEWAEDR